A stretch of Brassica rapa cultivar Chiifu-401-42 chromosome A08, CAAS_Brap_v3.01, whole genome shotgun sequence DNA encodes these proteins:
- the LOC103833583 gene encoding 50S ribosomal protein L21, chloroplastic: MASPSATLSLCSAFSAHCSVAPPRSLSKPSLSLARPTIGFLSTSAASTSRPAFPAAPKFAESAVVAEPETTDIEAVVVSEDKPKREEIFAVVMVGGRQYIVFPGRYLYTQRLKDANVDDQIVLNKVLLVGTKTHTYIGKPVVTNATVHAVVENQGLNDKVVVFKYKPKKKYRRNIGHRQPNTRIRITGITGYEEYPASPNVAV; encoded by the exons ATGGCTTCTCCCTCAGCGACGCTTTCTCTGTGCTCTGCTTTCTCTGCTCATTGCAGTGTCGCTCCACCGCGCTCCCTCTCTAAGCCTTCGTTGAGTCTGGCTAGACCTACAATTGGGTTTCTTTCTACTTCCGCTGCGTCTACGTCTCGACCCGCGTTCCCCGCCGCTCCGAAATTCGCCGAATCAGCCGTCGTGGCTGAACCGGAGACTACCGATATTGAAGCTGTGGTGGTCTCCGAGGATAAGCCTAAACGAGAAGAGATCTTCGCCGTTGTTATG GTTGGTGGACGCCAATACATTGTTTTCCCAGGGAGATATCTCTACACTCAGCGGCTCAAAGATGCTAATGTTGATGATCAG ATTGTTTTGAACAAAGTGTTGCTTGTCGGCACAAAGACACATACTTACATCGGCAAACCGGTTGTTACCAATGCTACTGTGCATGCAGTAGTGGAAAATCAA GGTCTGAATGATAAAGTAGTCGTCTTCAAGTATAAGCCCAAGAAGAAATACCGCAGAAATATCGGTCACCGACAG CCAAATACGAGGATTAGGATTACAGGAATCACAGGGTACGAAGAGTATCCAGCGTCACCCAACGTTGCTGTTTAA